In a single window of the Sphingosinicella microcystinivorans genome:
- the bioB gene encoding biotin synthase BioB yields MNVHTPVTREVRTDWTRDEVAALFDLPFADLMYRAQTVHRAGFDANEVQLSTLLSIKTGGCPEDCGYCSQSVHAETGLKAEKLMDVDSVLAEARAAKDAGSGRFCMGAAWRSPKDRDMPKIVEMVKGVRAMGMETCMTLGMLTPEQSRQLAEAGLDYYNHNIDTSPENYANVISTRTFEDRLETLENVRAAGINVCSGGIVGMGETRSDRIGFLHALATLPHHPESVPINALVPVKGTPLGNMLAETPLAKIDEIEFVRTVAIARILMPESMVRLSAGRESMSDSAQALCFMAGANSIFTGDRLLTTPNAGDSKDAALFARLGVRPMTPAPACAAPACATEAV; encoded by the coding sequence ATGAACGTCCACACGCCCGTCACCCGTGAGGTCCGCACCGACTGGACGCGCGACGAGGTCGCCGCGCTGTTCGACCTGCCGTTCGCCGACCTGATGTATCGGGCGCAGACCGTGCACCGGGCGGGCTTCGACGCCAATGAAGTGCAGCTCTCGACGCTGCTCTCGATCAAGACCGGCGGCTGCCCCGAGGATTGCGGCTATTGCAGCCAGTCCGTGCACGCCGAAACCGGCCTCAAGGCCGAGAAGCTGATGGACGTGGACAGCGTGCTCGCCGAGGCGCGCGCCGCGAAGGACGCGGGCTCCGGCCGCTTCTGCATGGGCGCGGCGTGGCGCTCGCCGAAGGACCGCGACATGCCGAAGATTGTCGAGATGGTGAAGGGCGTCCGCGCGATGGGCATGGAAACCTGCATGACGCTCGGGATGCTGACGCCCGAGCAGTCGCGCCAGCTCGCCGAGGCGGGCCTCGACTACTACAACCACAACATCGACACCTCGCCCGAAAACTACGCCAACGTCATCAGCACGCGCACCTTCGAGGACCGCCTCGAAACGCTGGAGAACGTGCGCGCCGCGGGCATCAACGTGTGCTCCGGCGGCATCGTCGGCATGGGCGAGACGCGCAGCGACCGCATCGGCTTCCTCCATGCGCTCGCCACGCTTCCGCACCACCCCGAAAGCGTGCCGATCAACGCGCTGGTGCCGGTGAAGGGCACACCGCTCGGCAACATGCTGGCGGAGACGCCGCTCGCGAAGATCGACGAGATCGAGTTCGTGCGCACCGTCGCCATCGCGCGCATCCTGATGCCCGAAAGCATGGTGCGTCTCTCGGCGGGCCGCGAAAGCATGTCAGACAGCGCGCAGGCGCTGTGCTTCATGGCGGGCGCGAACAGCATCTTCACCGGCGACCGGCTGCTCACCACGCCGAACGCGGGCGACAGCAAGGACGCCGCGCTGTTCGCGCGCCTCGGCGTCCGGCCGATGACGCCCGCGCCCGCATGTGCCGCGCCCGCATGTGCAACGGAAGCCGTGTAG
- a CDS encoding sugar-transfer associated ATP-grasp domain-containing protein, which produces MKVFGIPFSEVLQSARKAKAQTGRSLIGQFTDMLRLRAGPGRLHADNYFKFRLYRPDIPFEKKLRFVDARARSRLYIFDDQRFYAVGSDKLLFYTMMRAWKLPIPPVLAIIHPWRVFPGADHLRSPADIRTFLENRRDKPFFIKPVDDIRGRGAALVRAVDMDAGLVCLGNGETVPIDTFIANHSGTRKCGFIIQEVAHPHPDLAAVIGDRLATVRVMTFTHEGTFKVKRTVLRIPVGKAMTDNFAGGDTGNAYAAIDSGTGRLIRASQGTGLEQRDLVEHPDTGVPFAQLMLPDWPQALADIRRAASYLPGLKLAGWDLAFTRDGPMLIEVNAAPGIVLPQIYLEPLRDADMDMLQASAA; this is translated from the coding sequence ATGAAGGTCTTCGGAATACCGTTCAGCGAAGTCCTGCAATCGGCACGCAAGGCAAAGGCGCAGACTGGCCGCTCCCTTATAGGGCAGTTCACAGACATGCTGCGGTTACGCGCGGGGCCGGGACGCCTCCACGCCGACAATTATTTCAAGTTCCGGCTGTATAGGCCCGATATACCCTTCGAGAAAAAGCTTCGCTTCGTGGACGCGCGCGCACGATCGAGACTCTACATCTTCGACGACCAGCGTTTTTATGCGGTGGGAAGCGATAAACTACTGTTCTATACTATGATGCGGGCATGGAAACTGCCCATACCGCCCGTGCTGGCGATCATCCATCCGTGGCGGGTATTCCCGGGAGCCGACCATTTGCGTTCTCCCGCCGATATACGGACGTTTCTGGAAAACCGCCGCGACAAACCGTTTTTCATCAAGCCGGTGGACGATATTCGAGGGCGCGGCGCAGCGCTGGTCCGCGCCGTGGACATGGATGCGGGGCTCGTTTGCCTCGGCAACGGCGAAACGGTGCCTATCGACACCTTCATCGCCAACCATAGCGGCACGCGCAAATGCGGCTTCATCATTCAGGAGGTGGCGCATCCTCACCCCGACCTTGCGGCCGTTATCGGCGACCGCCTGGCGACGGTACGCGTGATGACCTTCACGCACGAGGGCACGTTCAAGGTGAAACGCACGGTCCTGCGTATCCCCGTGGGCAAGGCCATGACGGATAATTTCGCGGGCGGCGATACGGGCAATGCCTATGCCGCCATTGATTCCGGGACAGGACGCCTGATCAGAGCCTCGCAGGGCACGGGCCTGGAACAGCGTGATCTGGTCGAGCACCCGGACACCGGCGTCCCGTTCGCGCAGCTCATGCTGCCGGACTGGCCGCAGGCGCTTGCCGACATACGCCGGGCCGCGTCCTATCTGCCGGGCCTGAAGCTCGCCGGTTGGGATCTCGCGTTTACAAGGGACGGGCCGATGTTGATCGAGGTGAACGCCGCGCCCGGCATTGTCCTGCCGCAGATCTACCTCGAACCGCTGCGGGATGCGGATATGGACATGCTGCAGGCGAGCGCCGCATGA
- a CDS encoding sugar-transfer associated ATP-grasp domain-containing protein yields the protein MRRQIAKITEALSYARMGAADGGPPVFTQFAEMVRLRSGPFRIKPREYYEQRLYRPEISAEAKSAFVGSEEEAKDFVYRIGNHNWNGIAEDKLMTYQFLDGFGLRYPKVVGIGHAYRTCPGAPTLASAEALADWLREACPFPVFAKPSDASLGAGCELIESIDRAADTLHRADGSKIPIGEYVRKKWPRTAGPLIFQEVLRPHVEIARVIGERAATLRIMVLLLPEGPHVHRIAFRIPVGRNMTDNYRSGKSGNMLGRVDAETGDVVGVYSGIGANRRAVDRHPDTETPFAGWRLPFWPETLDAVRSAATGLRGIPIQGWDVAITPDGPSFVEVNHRGDFDLLQQAEGRGVADETFLSLLNT from the coding sequence ATGAGACGACAAATCGCGAAGATAACGGAAGCCTTGAGCTATGCCCGCATGGGTGCGGCGGATGGCGGCCCGCCCGTCTTTACGCAATTTGCCGAAATGGTCCGCCTGCGTTCTGGTCCGTTCCGAATAAAACCGAGGGAATATTACGAACAGCGCCTTTACCGGCCGGAAATCTCCGCCGAAGCGAAGTCGGCGTTTGTCGGCTCGGAAGAGGAGGCCAAGGATTTCGTCTATCGAATCGGCAATCACAATTGGAATGGGATCGCTGAGGACAAGCTGATGACGTACCAGTTTCTCGACGGCTTCGGCTTGCGCTATCCGAAGGTGGTGGGTATCGGCCACGCTTACCGTACCTGTCCCGGCGCCCCCACGCTGGCCAGCGCCGAGGCGCTGGCCGACTGGCTGCGCGAGGCTTGCCCCTTTCCCGTCTTTGCAAAGCCTTCGGACGCGTCGCTTGGCGCAGGGTGCGAGCTTATCGAAAGTATCGATCGCGCGGCGGATACGCTGCACAGGGCGGACGGCAGCAAAATTCCGATCGGTGAGTATGTCAGGAAAAAATGGCCGCGCACCGCCGGCCCTCTCATTTTCCAAGAGGTGCTCCGTCCCCACGTCGAAATCGCCCGCGTGATAGGCGAGCGAGCCGCAACGCTCAGAATCATGGTCCTTTTGCTGCCGGAAGGCCCGCATGTGCATCGTATCGCCTTCCGTATCCCGGTCGGCCGCAACATGACGGACAATTACCGCAGCGGCAAAAGCGGCAACATGCTTGGACGGGTCGATGCGGAAACGGGCGATGTCGTCGGCGTGTACTCCGGCATCGGCGCGAACCGCCGCGCCGTCGACCGTCACCCCGACACCGAAACGCCCTTTGCCGGCTGGCGGCTGCCGTTCTGGCCGGAGACGCTGGACGCCGTGCGCTCTGCCGCAACAGGCTTGCGCGGCATCCCCATACAGGGTTGGGATGTCGCCATTACCCCCGACGGGCCGTCGTTCGTGGAAGTGAACCACCGCGGCGACTTCGACCTGCTGCAACAGGCGGAAGGTCGCGGCGTCGCCGATGAGACGTTTCTCTCTCTCCTCAACACTTGA
- a CDS encoding acetyl-CoA carboxylase biotin carboxylase subunit: protein MFKKILIANRGEIACRVIKTARRMGIKTVAVYSDADAGALHVEMADEAVRLGPPPAAESYLLGDAIIAACKATGAEAVHPGYGFLSEREWFAKKLAEENIAFIGPPPSAIAAMGDKIESKKLARAAGVNVVPGFVGEIEDTEHAVRIADEIGYPVMMKASAGGGGKGMRLAYSEKDVREGFEATKREGLNSFGDDRVFIEKFIVEPRHIEIQVLGDQHGNVVYLGERECSIQRRHQKVIEEAPSPFVTPEMRKAMGEQAVALAKAVGYYSAGTVELIVSGADTTGQGFYFLEMNTRLQVEHPVTECITGLDLVEQMIRVAAGERLAFTQGDVKLEGWAIESRVYAEDPYRNFLPSIGRLTRYAAPEETSGETTVRVDTGVVEGSEISMFYDPMIAKLITHAPTREGAADLQVAALDRYRIDGIGHNIDFLSAVMQHQRFRDGRLTTGFIAEEYPDGFEGAPFTDGKRDDLIIAAAVINAITVQRAQFIEGQLNGHGAQFGADWVIEIDRKPFSVHAEETSSGWTVTHTFEGGAHAHNVATEWVPGDPVFLADVDGRSVAVKLAQKAVGYRMTVKGSGHDVRALTPRASALAGHMIEKIPPDLSKFLLCPMPGLVVSVAVAAGDKVEPGQPLAVVEAMKMENILRAEKASVVKSVNAKAGDSLAVDAVIMEFE from the coding sequence ATGTTCAAGAAAATCCTGATCGCGAACCGCGGCGAGATCGCCTGCCGGGTCATCAAGACGGCGCGGCGCATGGGCATCAAGACGGTCGCGGTCTATTCGGATGCGGACGCGGGCGCGCTCCACGTGGAGATGGCGGACGAGGCCGTGCGGCTCGGCCCGCCGCCCGCCGCCGAATCCTACCTGCTCGGCGACGCCATCATCGCCGCCTGCAAGGCGACGGGCGCGGAGGCCGTGCACCCCGGCTACGGCTTCCTGTCCGAGCGCGAGTGGTTCGCGAAGAAGCTCGCGGAAGAGAACATCGCCTTCATCGGCCCGCCGCCCAGCGCCATCGCCGCGATGGGCGACAAGATCGAATCGAAGAAGCTCGCCAGGGCGGCGGGCGTCAATGTCGTCCCCGGCTTCGTCGGCGAGATCGAGGACACCGAGCACGCCGTCCGCATCGCCGACGAGATCGGCTACCCGGTGATGATGAAGGCGTCGGCCGGCGGCGGCGGCAAGGGGATGCGCCTCGCCTATAGCGAGAAGGACGTGCGCGAGGGCTTCGAGGCGACGAAGCGCGAGGGACTGAACAGCTTCGGCGACGACCGCGTGTTCATCGAGAAGTTCATCGTCGAGCCGCGCCACATCGAGATTCAGGTGCTCGGCGACCAGCACGGCAACGTCGTCTATCTCGGCGAGCGCGAATGCTCGATCCAGCGCCGTCATCAGAAGGTGATCGAGGAGGCGCCCTCGCCCTTCGTGACGCCGGAGATGCGCAAGGCCATGGGCGAGCAGGCCGTCGCGCTCGCGAAGGCCGTCGGCTACTACAGCGCGGGCACGGTGGAGCTGATCGTCAGCGGCGCCGACACCACGGGTCAGGGCTTCTACTTCCTCGAGATGAACACGCGGCTTCAGGTGGAGCACCCGGTGACGGAGTGCATCACCGGGCTCGATCTCGTCGAGCAGATGATCCGCGTCGCGGCGGGCGAACGCCTCGCCTTCACGCAAGGCGACGTGAAGCTCGAAGGCTGGGCCATCGAGAGCCGCGTCTACGCCGAGGACCCCTACCGCAACTTCCTGCCCTCCATCGGCCGCCTGACGCGCTACGCCGCGCCCGAGGAGACCAGCGGCGAGACCACCGTGCGCGTCGACACCGGCGTCGTCGAGGGCAGCGAGATCTCGATGTTCTACGATCCGATGATTGCCAAGCTGATCACCCACGCGCCGACGCGCGAGGGCGCGGCGGACCTTCAGGTCGCGGCGCTCGACCGCTACCGGATCGACGGCATCGGCCACAACATCGACTTCCTCTCCGCCGTGATGCAGCACCAGCGCTTCCGCGACGGCCGCCTCACCACCGGCTTCATCGCCGAGGAGTATCCGGACGGCTTCGAGGGCGCGCCCTTCACCGACGGGAAGCGCGACGACCTCATCATCGCCGCCGCCGTCATCAACGCCATCACCGTGCAGCGCGCACAGTTCATCGAGGGCCAGCTCAACGGCCACGGCGCCCAGTTCGGCGCCGACTGGGTGATCGAGATCGACCGCAAGCCGTTCAGCGTGCACGCCGAGGAGACGAGCAGCGGCTGGACCGTGACGCACACGTTCGAGGGCGGCGCGCACGCGCACAACGTGGCGACGGAATGGGTGCCCGGCGACCCGGTGTTCCTCGCCGACGTCGACGGCCGCAGCGTCGCCGTGAAGCTCGCGCAGAAAGCCGTCGGCTACCGCATGACGGTGAAGGGCTCCGGCCACGACGTCCGCGCGCTGACGCCGCGCGCCAGCGCGCTCGCCGGCCACATGATCGAGAAGATCCCGCCGGACCTCTCGAAGTTCCTGCTCTGCCCGATGCCGGGCCTCGTCGTCTCGGTCGCGGTGGCGGCGGGCGACAAGGTCGAGCCGGGTCAGCCGCTCGCGGTCGTCGAGGCGATGAAGATGGAGAACATCCTGCGCGCCGAGAAGGCGTCGGTGGTGAAGTCGGTGAACGCCAAAGCGGGCGACAGCCTCGCCGTCGACGCCGTCATCATGGAATTCGAATAG
- a CDS encoding Do family serine endopeptidase, producing the protein MKANRSLWLLAAGAIAGTSFAMAVDQIEPQASAQQASQLAAAAAPPETPRRVPASNAELMLSYAPLVKATAPAVVNVYTARVSRARRDPFWDLFFGGGRMTPQPRVEQSLGSGVIVDGAGLIVTNNHVVEGADEIKVALADRREFPAKLMFTDKQLDLALLKVETGGAALPVVPLGDSDRAEVGDVVIAIGNPFGVGQTVTHGIVSALARTGVGISDYQFFVQTDAAINPGNSGGALIGMDGRLVGINTAIYSRSGGSNGVGFAIPANMVRQFIAGAKSGKIARPWLGMAGQPVTGEIARASGLDRPMGVVINEVSKGSPADRAGVRVGDIIYAVDGKDASDPDTLRYLVASKPVGETVKLTLLRGGKAENVALKLVAPPEVPARDTTLLGGRSILAGITVENLSPALSAELGGGLPDKGVVVTGADPRAPALRFGLVQPGDIIEAVNGSAVASAKGLQAQANAAEAEMTLRMNRGGAPRECYFRAPSSLQCRG; encoded by the coding sequence ATGAAAGCGAACAGATCACTCTGGCTGCTGGCCGCGGGCGCAATCGCCGGGACGAGCTTTGCCATGGCCGTCGACCAGATCGAGCCGCAGGCCTCGGCGCAGCAGGCCTCCCAGCTTGCCGCGGCCGCCGCACCGCCGGAGACGCCGCGCCGCGTGCCGGCCAGCAACGCCGAGCTGATGCTGTCCTACGCGCCGCTCGTGAAGGCGACCGCGCCCGCCGTGGTCAACGTCTACACCGCGCGGGTCAGCCGCGCGCGGCGCGACCCGTTCTGGGACCTGTTCTTCGGCGGCGGGCGCATGACGCCGCAGCCGCGCGTCGAGCAGTCGCTCGGCTCGGGCGTCATCGTCGACGGGGCGGGGCTCATCGTCACCAACAACCACGTCGTGGAAGGGGCGGACGAGATCAAGGTCGCGCTCGCCGACCGCCGCGAGTTTCCCGCCAAGCTGATGTTCACCGACAAGCAGCTCGATCTCGCGCTCCTGAAGGTGGAGACCGGCGGCGCGGCGCTTCCGGTGGTGCCGCTCGGGGACAGCGACCGCGCCGAGGTCGGCGACGTCGTCATCGCCATCGGCAACCCGTTCGGCGTCGGCCAGACGGTGACGCACGGCATCGTCTCGGCGCTGGCGCGCACCGGCGTCGGCATCAGCGACTACCAGTTCTTCGTGCAGACCGACGCGGCCATCAACCCCGGCAACTCGGGCGGCGCGCTGATCGGCATGGACGGGCGCCTCGTCGGTATCAACACCGCCATCTACTCGCGCTCGGGCGGCTCGAACGGCGTCGGCTTCGCGATCCCCGCGAACATGGTGCGGCAGTTCATTGCAGGCGCGAAGAGCGGCAAGATCGCCCGCCCGTGGCTCGGCATGGCGGGCCAGCCGGTGACGGGCGAGATCGCGCGCGCCTCCGGCCTCGACCGGCCGATGGGCGTCGTCATCAACGAGGTGAGCAAGGGATCGCCCGCCGACCGCGCCGGGGTGCGGGTGGGGGACATCATTTACGCCGTGGACGGCAAGGACGCCTCCGATCCCGATACGCTGCGCTACCTCGTCGCCAGCAAGCCGGTCGGCGAGACCGTGAAACTGACGCTGCTGCGCGGCGGCAAGGCGGAGAACGTGGCGCTGAAGCTCGTCGCGCCGCCGGAAGTGCCGGCGCGCGACACGACGCTGCTCGGCGGCCGCTCGATCCTTGCGGGCATCACGGTCGAGAATCTCTCCCCCGCGCTCTCCGCCGAGCTCGGCGGCGGGCTGCCGGACAAGGGCGTGGTGGTGACGGGCGCCGACCCCCGCGCGCCCGCGCTGCGCTTCGGGCTCGTGCAGCCCGGCGACATCATCGAAGCGGTGAACGGCAGCGCCGTGGCGAGCGCGAAGGGGCTTCAGGCGCAGGCGAACGCGGCGGAGGCGGAAATGACGCTGCGCATGAACCGCGGCGGAGCCCCGCGCGAATGCTACTTCCGCGCGCCGTCCTCTTTGCAGTGCCGGGGCTGA
- the gmk gene encoding guanylate kinase, whose amino-acid sequence MEKAGRIERRGILFVLSSPSGAGKTTMARRLLAAEPQMAVSVSATTRAKRPGEVDGIDYHFRTEAQFDRMVEAGEFLEWAHVFGNRYGTPRAAVEAALGMGRDVLFDVDWQGTQQLSQSMGDDVVSVFLLPPTMAELERRLRARRTDSEDVIEGRMARAAAEISHWPEYDYVLVNEDMHDCFEQIHTIVHAERLRRQRRGAWLTEFTREMVGKQG is encoded by the coding sequence ATGGAGAAGGCCGGAAGAATCGAGCGGCGCGGCATCCTTTTCGTGCTGTCCTCCCCCTCGGGCGCGGGAAAGACCACGATGGCGCGGCGGCTGCTGGCGGCGGAGCCGCAGATGGCGGTTTCGGTCTCGGCGACGACGCGCGCCAAGCGCCCCGGCGAGGTCGACGGCATTGACTATCACTTCCGCACCGAGGCGCAGTTCGACCGGATGGTCGAGGCCGGGGAGTTCCTCGAATGGGCGCACGTGTTCGGCAACCGCTACGGCACGCCGCGCGCCGCGGTCGAGGCGGCACTCGGCATGGGCCGCGACGTGCTGTTCGACGTGGACTGGCAGGGCACGCAGCAGCTCTCGCAGTCGATGGGCGACGATGTCGTGTCCGTCTTCCTGCTGCCCCCGACGATGGCGGAGCTGGAACGCCGCCTGCGCGCACGCCGCACCGACAGCGAAGACGTGATCGAGGGCCGCATGGCCCGCGCTGCGGCGGAAATCAGCCACTGGCCCGAATACGACTACGTGCTCGTCAACGAGGACATGCACGACTGCTTCGAGCAGATCCACACGATCGTCCACGCCGAGCGGCTGCGCCGCCAGCGCCGGGGCGCGTGGCTCACCGAATTCACCCGCGAGATGGTGGGAAAACAGGGCTGA
- a CDS encoding sensor domain-containing diguanylate cyclase produces the protein MMRGFFGIPAVFARRGLLLLAGLFFCALALPSAAAARIALDIGAGACVFADHKDLGLAGAMARAARGDCPGSLSTGELRDSWLVKSGLDLRQTPGEPLSVHLKQTLFEEVTLYVRYADGHVWAARHDDASAGRHTELGGMFRLRIPWRAGTIETIALHAEKVVDPRGAFVRPAVENARTEAVETERQSMLYGLFGGVILATLFFNLVLLVWLRYAFLFFYCGMTAATLLYGIAASGILIRALPAGIPPMLGNVAAEAILPVMLWFAVVFTITLLERGTVHLRLAITGITLATLQVGAGVVALVTLFRAPELLHVPLAAVNILGALTMALIFPMAVIAWRRGSRIILIYTVAWAVPLAGAFARILVALGFIETSAFIEDSYFYAMCLECVLSMIGIAYRISNIRAERDEARAREIELTYLAETDALTGLLNRRAFIEYGIRRSGKGKLKARLLLIDIDHFKTVNDGFGHEFGDRVLREAGRLIESISPANAVVGRLGGEEFALIVPYGERDDTAGTILRAFRATPMTDGIRITVSIGSASGVIADDRSWRHVYRRADTALYEAKRTGRDRHVAAAEPDPSVATAA, from the coding sequence ATGATGCGTGGTTTTTTCGGCATACCCGCCGTGTTCGCCCGGCGCGGGCTCCTCCTGCTTGCGGGACTGTTTTTCTGCGCGCTGGCGCTGCCGTCGGCGGCGGCGGCGCGGATCGCGCTCGACATCGGCGCCGGGGCGTGCGTTTTCGCCGATCACAAGGACCTCGGCCTTGCCGGGGCGATGGCGAGGGCCGCGCGCGGCGACTGCCCGGGCTCGTTGTCGACGGGGGAGCTGCGCGACAGCTGGCTGGTGAAATCCGGCCTCGATCTCAGGCAGACCCCCGGCGAGCCCCTGTCCGTCCACCTCAAGCAGACGCTTTTCGAAGAGGTCACGCTCTACGTCCGCTATGCGGACGGCCACGTGTGGGCGGCGCGCCACGACGACGCCTCCGCGGGCCGCCACACCGAGCTCGGCGGCATGTTCCGGCTGCGCATCCCGTGGCGGGCGGGCACGATCGAGACCATCGCGCTGCACGCGGAAAAGGTCGTCGACCCGCGCGGCGCCTTCGTCCGTCCCGCGGTCGAGAACGCGCGGACGGAAGCCGTGGAGACCGAGCGCCAGTCGATGCTCTACGGGCTGTTCGGCGGGGTGATCCTCGCCACGCTGTTCTTCAACCTCGTGCTGCTCGTCTGGCTGCGCTACGCCTTCCTCTTCTTCTACTGCGGCATGACCGCCGCGACCTTGCTGTACGGCATCGCCGCGTCCGGCATCCTGATACGGGCGCTTCCGGCGGGAATCCCGCCGATGCTCGGCAACGTGGCCGCCGAAGCCATCCTGCCCGTGATGCTGTGGTTCGCGGTCGTCTTCACGATCACGCTGCTGGAGCGCGGCACCGTGCACCTGCGGCTGGCGATCACCGGCATCACGCTCGCGACGTTGCAGGTCGGCGCCGGCGTCGTCGCGCTCGTCACGCTGTTCCGCGCGCCGGAGCTGCTCCATGTCCCGCTCGCCGCGGTCAATATCCTCGGCGCGCTCACGATGGCGCTGATCTTCCCGATGGCGGTCATCGCGTGGCGCCGGGGCAGCCGCATCATCCTCATCTACACGGTGGCATGGGCGGTTCCGCTCGCCGGGGCCTTCGCCCGCATCCTCGTCGCGCTCGGCTTCATCGAGACGAGCGCCTTCATCGAGGACAGCTATTTCTACGCGATGTGCCTCGAATGCGTGCTGAGCATGATCGGCATCGCCTACCGCATCTCCAACATCCGCGCCGAGCGCGACGAGGCGCGCGCCCGCGAGATCGAGCTGACCTACCTTGCCGAAACCGACGCGCTGACCGGCCTCCTCAACCGCCGCGCCTTCATCGAGTACGGCATCCGGCGCAGCGGCAAGGGCAAGCTGAAGGCCCGGCTGCTGCTGATCGACATCGACCACTTCAAGACCGTCAACGACGGCTTCGGGCACGAGTTCGGCGACCGCGTGCTGCGCGAGGCGGGACGGCTGATCGAGAGCATCTCGCCCGCGAACGCCGTCGTCGGCCGCCTCGGCGGCGAGGAGTTCGCGCTCATCGTGCCCTACGGCGAGCGCGACGACACGGCCGGCACGATCCTCCGCGCCTTCCGCGCGACGCCGATGACGGACGGCATCCGCATCACCGTCAGCATCGGCTCCGCGTCGGGCGTCATCGCCGACGACCGCAGCTGGCGGCATGTCTACCGGCGCGCCGACACGGCGCTCTACGAAGCCAAGAGGACCGGGCGCGACCGGCACGTCGCCGCCGCCGAGCCCGACCCTTCGGTGGCGACGGCGGCCTGA